A window from Actinomycetospora corticicola encodes these proteins:
- a CDS encoding TetR/AcrR family transcriptional regulator produces MEPVSPAPSRRGRPKDRSKDAAVLDATVRLLAAHGVAGTSMDRVAATAGVSKVTVYTRWRTKNALVGAALAHLRLGDVPEPTGDVRTDLVALLEAMRAQYEAVNAMGILGTCLTDSDGALLDIVRENTLLPRRALFAAVLSAGVERGDLRPDLDVEAATSLVVGTLYADHLAGRSTPTTTVVDLALTGLRAAR; encoded by the coding sequence ATGGAGCCCGTGTCGCCCGCGCCGTCCCGCCGCGGCCGTCCGAAGGACCGCAGCAAGGACGCGGCCGTGCTCGACGCGACGGTGCGCCTGCTCGCGGCACACGGCGTCGCGGGGACCTCGATGGACCGGGTGGCCGCGACCGCGGGCGTCTCGAAGGTCACCGTCTACACGCGCTGGCGAACCAAGAACGCGCTGGTCGGGGCGGCGCTGGCCCACCTGCGGCTCGGGGACGTCCCTGAGCCCACCGGCGACGTCCGCACCGATCTGGTCGCCCTGCTGGAGGCGATGCGCGCGCAGTACGAGGCGGTGAACGCGATGGGCATCCTGGGCACCTGCCTCACCGACAGCGACGGGGCCCTGCTCGACATCGTGCGGGAGAACACCCTGCTCCCGCGCCGCGCGCTGTTCGCCGCGGTCCTCTCCGCCGGGGTCGAGCGGGGCGACCTCCGGCCCGATCTCGACGTCGAGGCCGCGACCAGCCTCGTCGTCGGGACCCTCTACGCCGACCACCTGGCCGGGCGCTCCACACCGACCACGACCGTGGTCGACCTCGCGCTCACCGGACTCCGAGCCGCGCGCTGA
- a CDS encoding flavin reductase family protein translates to MPSTDPTTMRSVLGHFPSGVTIVTGIVDGEPAGFTCQSFSSLSLDPPLVLILPGRNSSSWPKIEGTGQFCVNVLAEDQGGLSTQFAKSGTDKFAGVEWTPAPVSGSPVLAGATAWIDCTLDASHDGGDHLIVVGAVLALETAELPPLVFHRGAYARTHAAL, encoded by the coding sequence ATGCCGAGCACGGACCCGACGACGATGCGGTCGGTCCTGGGGCACTTCCCGTCCGGCGTGACGATCGTGACCGGGATCGTGGACGGCGAGCCCGCCGGCTTCACCTGCCAGTCCTTCTCGTCCCTGTCGCTCGACCCGCCGCTCGTGCTGATCCTCCCGGGGCGCAACTCGTCGTCCTGGCCGAAGATCGAGGGGACGGGGCAGTTCTGCGTGAACGTGCTCGCCGAGGACCAGGGCGGACTGTCGACGCAGTTCGCGAAGTCGGGCACCGACAAGTTCGCAGGCGTCGAGTGGACCCCCGCCCCCGTGTCCGGCTCCCCGGTCCTCGCCGGGGCGACGGCCTGGATCGACTGCACCCTGGACGCCTCGCACGACGGCGGCGACCACCTCATCGTCGTCGGGGCCGTGCTGGCGCTGGAGACGGCGGAACTGCCGCCGCTGGTGTTCCACCGCGGCGCCTACGCGCGGACCCACGCGGCGCTGTAG